The Candidatus Paceibacterota bacterium genomic interval TTTTAATAGTCGCTTTGCTTCTTTAAGATCTCGGCGTACCCCGATTGGTTCGCGAAGCGCTCGGCTCAATCGGGCTTCGAATCTCACACGCAGTGCTCCCCAGCACTGCTCTCCTCCGCTTAACAAAAAATGGCACTTGCGTGCACATTTTTGTAAAAGCGGAGGAGGTGAGATTCGAACTCACGGCCCCCTTACGAGGGCTCCGGTTTTCAAGACCGGTGCATTCGACCACTCTGCCACTCCTCCCGGAAGAACTAGGCCATAATAGCAAAAAAGGTTGGTTTTGCAATTTAATGCCAGCGCGACCAGTTTAGTGTAATATACAAAGATGCGTTTTTTGGGGATTGATTATGGTGAAAAGCGGGTAGGGCTGGCGATTTCCGACGAGAGTGGAAAAATGGCTTTTCCTGACCAAACTTTACCAAATAATAAGAATTTAATTGGTGAAATCGCCTCTATCTGTGAGAAGAAGGAGATTGAGAGGGTTATAATTGGTGAGTCGCGAGATTATTCCGGTAAACCAAACGCCATAATGAAAGAGGCCGAAGAGTTTAGTGTGTCTTTGGCTAAAGCGACCGGTCTTAATGTCATCAATGAGCCAGAATTTCTGACCTCGCACCAAGCTTCTAAGATTCAAGGCGGGAGTAATCAGATTGACGCGTCAGCAGCAACAATTATCTTGCAATCACATCTTGATAAATTAAATTTGAAAAATCAAAATGGAAAATGACAATTTAAAATTAAAAAAGGAAGAAATCTTAGCAGAAAAGATCGGGTATGACGATTTTGTGAAAGTTGAAATGAAAGCCGGGCAAATTTTGAGCGCGGAAAAAGTTCCTGAAACCGATAAGCTGGTAAAGTTATCGGTGGATTTTGGCTCCTTCAAAACCGAAGTTAAAAAAGAAGATGGCACGGTGGAAATTCAGGAGGCTAAAGATGTCAGGCAGATTATTTCAGGAATCTCGCTCTATTTTCCGGACGCTTCGGTTTTGGTGGGGAAGAAGTGCATGTTTGTCACCAACCTAGAGCCGCGAAAAATCAAAGGTCTGGAGAGTAATGGGATGATTTTGGCTTTGTCGACTGAAGATGGCAAGTTTTCTTTGCTTGAACCATCGGCCGAGATACCTATAGGGACAAAAGCGAAGTAAAAGCACCAAGCACCGAATAAATTTTTCTTTTTTTGCAGATTGAGATTTATTTGGAACTTGTAATTTGAAATTTGTTATTTTATCTTTCTTACATTATGTTAGATTATCTCGACCCGCTATTTTTAATCAAAGCTCTCGGACTTATCGGAGTTTTGCTCATAATTTTTGCCGAATCGGGGTTATTTTTTGGGTTTTTCTTGCCTGGTGATTCGCTCCTATTCACTGCCGGACTTTTGGCCTCGCAGGGTTATCTGAATATTTATTACCTCTTACCCGGGGTATTTTTGATGGCAGTTCTGGGAGATACCTTCGGCTACACCTTTGGTCGGAAAATCGGCCCCAAAATTTTTACGCGCGAAGATTCGTTATTTTTTCACAAAAAACACGTTGAGCGCGCCAAAAACTTCTATGAAAAGTATGGTAACAAAACCATTGTTTTGGCGCGGTTTATTCCGATTGTCAGGACTTTTGCTCCGATTGTGGCTGGGGTTGGGCAGATGGATTATCGGAAATTTTTGACCTATAATATTTTTGGCGGTCTGGCTTGGACGGTTTTGCTTGCCGGAGGCGGTTATTTTCTTGGCGAGATTGTGCCCGGGATTGAAAAGTATGTCACTTTGATTTTGGTTCTGATTATTTTAACCTCATTTTTGCCGGCTATCTCGGAAATCTGGCAGGTTTGGCGCCAAAAGCACAGCGCTTAGTTCTCCTTTGAAGAAAGACAAGTTATAATAGAGGCATATTATATGGCGTCTTTTGTAAAATCTTTTCTGCGTTTTTTCCCAACCCCGCAATTTTTGGCAATGCCGGCGGTCGGTCTAGATGTTTCTGATCGGGCAATCCGGTTTGTTGAGTTTGGCCGCCGTTCCGGTCTGCCGGTCCTGAAAAATTTTGGCGAAATTATTCTCCCAGAGGGATTAGTGGTTGGCGGGGAGATTAAAAAGCCCAAGGAATTATCAGAGATTTTGACACAGGTCAAAGCGAGAACCGGTCTCAAATTTGCTAGAGTTGCTCTGCCGGAAGAAAAAGCTTATTTATTTAGAACCGTAATTCCCAAAGTCGAAGCCAAAGAGGTGCGTAGTCTTTTGGAATTCAAGTTGGAAGAAAATGTGCCCTTGTCGCCGGCCGAAGTAATTTTTGATTACGAAATTATTCCAAGTCGCGGGCCTAAATCTGGAAATGAGCTGGAAATCAGTGTCTCGGCTATCCCTCGCCAGTTTGTTGTGGATTTTTCCAATGTTTTGGGATTGGCGGGGCTGACTCCGATTTCTTTTGAAGTGGAGGCCAGGGCTTTTGTGCGGACTTTGCTAAAAAAGAATGATTCACGGGCCACGATTATCGTCTTTTTCAAAGAAACCAAAACCGTTTTAGCTGTGGCTATCGGCAACTTAATCTATTTTACTTCAACCCTAAGTATTAGCGGTGAAATGCTTACTAAAACTCTGGCGAACACTCTTAAAATTGCACCGGAAGTAGCGCGTCGTTTAAAAGCGGAGAAAGGTTTGGCCGGCTATAAAGAAAATCTTGATGTTTTCGCTTCGCTCACTACTGTTTTGGCGGCTCTCAAGGATGAGATTAGTCGGATTATGATTTATTGGAATTCACACGAGAAAATTCATAACCGTGTCGAGCAGGATATCAGTCGAGTGGTATTTTGTGGCCAGGATTCGGCCATTCCTGGTTTTGATGTCTACATGCGCGCCGCGCTTGGGGTTGAGGTGGCGGTCGGTAATGTTTGGCTCAACGCTTTTGATTTCGATGATTGTATTCCGGATATTAGCCAGAGCGAATCGCTCAATTATGCGACCGCTATCGGGCTGGCTTTACCGAAAGAGTTATAGCTGAAATTTAAAAATATGTTCAAGCTTTTACCAGAAGAACAGGCGAAAATTATTAAGAGGGAGTACTATTTTCGGATTACCACCACTTCCTTGTTTTTGCTTTTCTTGGCGACCTTACTGGCCTTAGCTTTTCTTTATCCGATTGACATTCTTTCTTCGTACAAAGTGAATAGTGCTCAGGCGACTTTGAAATCGGAACATGCCGATGAAATCTCAAGCGGAACAAGCAGTTTGGGTCCAGTTTTGGCAAGAGCGAAAACTGAGCTAGATTTGCTTGGTCAGTTCCGGTCGCCAGTCTCTTGGTATATGCTTCTGGGACGATTGATAAATGTCAAACCAAAAGGGGTAGTTATCAATTCCTTGAATTTAGGGAAAGGTGCTAAGGACAATGAGTTGTCTATTGGATTTGGCGGGGTAGCGGATGATCGCTTTACTCTGCTCGAGCTTGCCAAAAATCTTGAAAAACAAAGTATATTTTCCAAGGTCGTTCTGCCGGTTTCAGAATTGGCCAAAAATAAAGATCTCAACTTTTCGCTTAGCACGACCGCAACTTTTTAAAATATGAAACCGAAAAATACTACAACTAAAACTCTTCTGGCGCTCGCTGTCTGCTTGGCTTTGGGCGGACTCGTTGGCTACTATTTTTATTTCAATCATATTAAGGGCGACGGGGAAGCTGCTTCGAGCCTGCAAAATGAAATTGATCTCCTGGCGGAAAAAGCGACAAGACTAGATTCAATCAAATCAATTTTGGCCGATACTTCTTCTGATCGGGCCAAATTGGCGAAGGCGGTGGTGGCAGCCGATGGGGTGGCCAATTTTGCGAGCGAGCTGGAGGCGTTGGGGGTAAGCCTTGGCACGACGGTGGCAATCGGCTCGCTTGATGTGAAGAGTCTGTCCGGTTTAGGCTCTGATACTTTGGAAATTTTGGCAGTCCGGCTTTCGGCTAGCGGTTCTTGGCGACAAGTTACAAGATTGTTTAGTGCTTTGGAGAACTTACCTTATGGCCTGCGTTTCGAGCAGGTCTCTCTCAATAAATCAGTCGACTCCAAAACTGGCGTCAGTTGGCAGGTGGCCTTTTCACTGGAAGTCCTAAAAAGAAAATAAATTCTATGGATCTAAAAAATATTAATCAATTGGTCAAGGCGGTAGGGGCAGATTCCAAAGGGGTTGGAGCCTGGTTTGTCCAAGCCAAACGCGACCCGAACCGTGCCTGGGAAATAATTTTCGGTAGCTTTCTGGTGGTGGCTTTATTACTCTTGGCTTTTTCCGGCTATTTATTTGTAAAGATTAATCGTGGAGAAATTTTTACTGTCAGTAAACCGGCCACCGAAAATCTGGGAACGATCGACCGCGAGAAAGTAAAGCAGGCTCTAGACGCAATGGACCGCAAGGCCTTGAAACTTAAGGAAATCAAAAATGGCGGCACAATTTATGTTGACCCCTCCTTGCAGTGAAAGATTTGAATCGATAGATTAAAAATCAATCCTTTGCTATATTTGCAGACGATTGCCCCTGTAGTTTAATGGATAGAACTGTGGACTTCTAAGCCACTAATGGGTGTTCGATTCACCCCGGGGGCACAGAATTAGCTGTATATAAATTAAGTATGTTTACAGGTCGTGTTGGTCAAAATGAAAATGTCCCGACTCCGGAAAAACCACCTTTTTTGTATCATGGTTCTGCACATAAGCATATTGAGGAATTAGAGCCAAGAAATGAAAGTGTAAGAGATCCGGGAGAAGGTCCTGTTGTTTTTGCTACCCAAGAATTAGCACTAGCGACCATTTTTATGGCCGCGGGTGTTGTGGAAAGTGGTAAGTCTGGTGATGTACCCTACGCGGTTATTGTTGGCACCAAAGAAATATTTAAACGAGATGATAATGGTGGCCATGTTTACATTCTGCCGAGTGCCAGTTTCGAAAAGGACCCCAATAAAGGTCTCGGTGAATACGAGTGGACCAGCAAGAAAAAAATAAAACCTGATAAAAAAATAGAGTACTCATCTACGTTGGATGCCATGGTAGGTAAGGGTGTCCAGGTGTATTTTGTCGATAAAGACGTTCATGAACGAATCCGAGAATCGAATGATCATGGCCTCGAGATTTTGAAAGGACTAAAATCAGAAAACCAAATGACCGGTGTCAATATTAGATCTTTAGACTAAACAATTTGTGCGCGATGCAGGACTCGAACCTGCGACATCTTCAGTGTAAATGAAGCGCTCTACCAACTGAGCTAATCGCGCTTTTATATGTGGTGTGCACTCTAGAGGATTCGAACCTCTGGCCTCTCCCGTGTGAAGGGAACGCTCTACCAACTGAGCTAAGAGTGCTCAGGGCATAAGTATAGCCAAAATGGAGCATTTATCAATCCATTTGAGTTATACTATAGCGATGGTAAAACAGTTGGAATGTGAAATCTTTGGCCGGGTGCAGATGGTCATGTTTCGGGATTTTGTGAGACGCCAATCGGTGAAGCTTGGTTTGTCAGGTTTTGTACAGAATACTGAAGCCGAGTCGGTCAAGGTTTTAGCTCAAGGCGAAGAGGCCAAACTAAACCAATTGTTGACTTACTTGCGCAAAGGCCCAGCTTTGGCTAAGGTAGAGAGAATTTCCGAGACCTGGTCCGAACCAAAGCAAATATTCGATAATTTTGAAATTATTTACCGGAATTTATTTGATCGCCTTTAGTTTTTAATCTAATTCTTGAATCATGAATCTTGAATCGATCCCCAAGTGTGTTGGCATTATCATGGACGGCAACAGGCGCTGGGCTAAAACTAAAAATTTACCAGTCGTTGAAGG includes:
- a CDS encoding acylphosphatase, with translation MEHLSIHLSYTIAMVKQLECEIFGRVQMVMFRDFVRRQSVKLGLSGFVQNTEAESVKVLAQGEEAKLNQLLTYLRKGPALAKVERISETWSEPKQIFDNFEIIYRNLFDRL
- a CDS encoding VTT domain-containing protein, producing MLDYLDPLFLIKALGLIGVLLIIFAESGLFFGFFLPGDSLLFTAGLLASQGYLNIYYLLPGVFLMAVLGDTFGYTFGRKIGPKIFTREDSLFFHKKHVERAKNFYEKYGNKTIVLARFIPIVRTFAPIVAGVGQMDYRKFLTYNIFGGLAWTVLLAGGGYFLGEIVPGIEKYVTLILVLIILTSFLPAISEIWQVWRQKHSA
- a CDS encoding PilN domain-containing protein, which produces MFKLLPEEQAKIIKREYYFRITTTSLFLLFLATLLALAFLYPIDILSSYKVNSAQATLKSEHADEISSGTSSLGPVLARAKTELDLLGQFRSPVSWYMLLGRLINVKPKGVVINSLNLGKGAKDNELSIGFGGVADDRFTLLELAKNLEKQSIFSKVVLPVSELAKNKDLNFSLSTTATF
- the pilM gene encoding pilus assembly protein PilM — its product is MASFVKSFLRFFPTPQFLAMPAVGLDVSDRAIRFVEFGRRSGLPVLKNFGEIILPEGLVVGGEIKKPKELSEILTQVKARTGLKFARVALPEEKAYLFRTVIPKVEAKEVRSLLEFKLEENVPLSPAEVIFDYEIIPSRGPKSGNELEISVSAIPRQFVVDFSNVLGLAGLTPISFEVEARAFVRTLLKKNDSRATIIVFFKETKTVLAVAIGNLIYFTSTLSISGEMLTKTLANTLKIAPEVARRLKAEKGLAGYKENLDVFASLTTVLAALKDEISRIMIYWNSHEKIHNRVEQDISRVVFCGQDSAIPGFDVYMRAALGVEVAVGNVWLNAFDFDDCIPDISQSESLNYATAIGLALPKEL
- a CDS encoding RuvX/YqgF family protein, which codes for MRFLGIDYGEKRVGLAISDESGKMAFPDQTLPNNKNLIGEIASICEKKEIERVIIGESRDYSGKPNAIMKEAEEFSVSLAKATGLNVINEPEFLTSHQASKIQGGSNQIDASAATIILQSHLDKLNLKNQNGK